A DNA window from Brassica napus cultivar Da-Ae chromosome C1, Da-Ae, whole genome shotgun sequence contains the following coding sequences:
- the LOC125580814 gene encoding uncharacterized protein LOC125580814 isoform X1, translating into MKEKEAVSAVKSTIPITETTRFVGGFTPLLPPTPTRRAAFLRAIQNAKNLPATEADAFQMDTLMTVFECSRVVSQEAIDRVVAYIRKRREGLPSCRFDFLDSAFFSELLRNFPDFNACPSKDSFSFSPSLREQFIHRPQWFTHVDILYIPVVVGDGHWVGIIVDLNMWSMYVVEGNSACPSVFALTSVITPISIMLPHLIGCYCMTDNAQQLHYAPLTMSRLEIPCLVEHPGCSSVVALMFLELHAIGKELNSVYFNEEHVRTAAENYAIETLQMCQPGSVPPAEYLAMSALCVCCHIFFLVLAT; encoded by the exons ATGAAGGAGAAGGAGGCGGTATCCGCTGTGAAGTCAACTATTCCGATAACGGAAACAACTAGATTTGTTGGGGGTTTTACACCATTGCTCCCACCAACTCCTACTAGACGCGCTGCATTCCTGCGGGCAATTCAAAATGCTAA GAATCTCCCCGCTACTGAAGCTGATGCCTTCCAAATGGACACTTTGATGACTGTTTTCGAGTGCAGTAGGGTGGTTTCTCAGGAG GCGATTGACCGTGTGGTTGCTTACATCCGCAAGCGCAGGGAAGGGCTTCCATCGTGTAGATTTGACTTTCTCGACTCTGCATTCTTTTCTGAGCTCCTTCGTAACTTCCCCGACTTTAATGCATGTCCATCTAAGGATTCATTCTCGTTTTCCCCATCTTTGAGGGAACAGTTTATCCACCGTCCGCAATGGTTTACGCATGTTGATATCCTCTACATTCCGGTGGTAGTAGGAGACGGCCATTGGGTTGGCATTATTGTTGATTTGAATATGTGGTCGATGTATGTTGTCGAAGGTAACTCCGCTTGTCCATCTGTGTTTGCTCTCACTTCTGTCATAACACCAATCTCCATTATGCTACCGCACCTAATCGGCTGTTACTGTATGACTGACAATGCGCAACAACTCCATTACGCGCCCCTGACTATGTCTCGGTTGGAGATTCCTTGTCTTGTGGAGCATCCAG GTTGTTCGTCGGTGGTGGCCCTTATGTTTTTAGAATTGCATGCTATAGGCAAAGAATTGAATAGTGTGTACTTCAATGAAGAACATGTGCGGACTGCTGCAGAGAATTACGCCATTGAAACACTGCAAATGTGTCAGCCCGGATCAGTTCCTCCTGCTGAGTATCTTGCCATGTCTGCTTTATGTGTCTGTTGTCACATTTTCTTTCTCGTTTTAGCTACATAA
- the LOC125580814 gene encoding uncharacterized protein LOC125580814 isoform X2, producing MKEKEAVSAVKSTIPITETTRFVGGFTPLLPPTPTRRAAFLRAIQNAKNLPATEADAFQMDTLMTVFECSRAIDRVVAYIRKRREGLPSCRFDFLDSAFFSELLRNFPDFNACPSKDSFSFSPSLREQFIHRPQWFTHVDILYIPVVVGDGHWVGIIVDLNMWSMYVVEGNSACPSVFALTSVITPISIMLPHLIGCYCMTDNAQQLHYAPLTMSRLEIPCLVEHPGCSSVVALMFLELHAIGKELNSVYFNEEHVRTAAENYAIETLQMCQPGSVPPAEYLAMSALCVCCHIFFLVLAT from the exons ATGAAGGAGAAGGAGGCGGTATCCGCTGTGAAGTCAACTATTCCGATAACGGAAACAACTAGATTTGTTGGGGGTTTTACACCATTGCTCCCACCAACTCCTACTAGACGCGCTGCATTCCTGCGGGCAATTCAAAATGCTAA GAATCTCCCCGCTACTGAAGCTGATGCCTTCCAAATGGACACTTTGATGACTGTTTTCGAGTGCAGTAGG GCGATTGACCGTGTGGTTGCTTACATCCGCAAGCGCAGGGAAGGGCTTCCATCGTGTAGATTTGACTTTCTCGACTCTGCATTCTTTTCTGAGCTCCTTCGTAACTTCCCCGACTTTAATGCATGTCCATCTAAGGATTCATTCTCGTTTTCCCCATCTTTGAGGGAACAGTTTATCCACCGTCCGCAATGGTTTACGCATGTTGATATCCTCTACATTCCGGTGGTAGTAGGAGACGGCCATTGGGTTGGCATTATTGTTGATTTGAATATGTGGTCGATGTATGTTGTCGAAGGTAACTCCGCTTGTCCATCTGTGTTTGCTCTCACTTCTGTCATAACACCAATCTCCATTATGCTACCGCACCTAATCGGCTGTTACTGTATGACTGACAATGCGCAACAACTCCATTACGCGCCCCTGACTATGTCTCGGTTGGAGATTCCTTGTCTTGTGGAGCATCCAG GTTGTTCGTCGGTGGTGGCCCTTATGTTTTTAGAATTGCATGCTATAGGCAAAGAATTGAATAGTGTGTACTTCAATGAAGAACATGTGCGGACTGCTGCAGAGAATTACGCCATTGAAACACTGCAAATGTGTCAGCCCGGATCAGTTCCTCCTGCTGAGTATCTTGCCATGTCTGCTTTATGTGTCTGTTGTCACATTTTCTTTCTCGTTTTAGCTACATAA